A single genomic interval of Candidatus Omnitrophota bacterium harbors:
- a CDS encoding CopG family antitoxin, with protein MRKKMPEFKSEEEEALFWSKHSPLDYPDEAKAAEKPFEFAMYLLKRAAKEHKEKKRLLTFRMEQSQILLAKIIAKKYGDNYQSLLRKWIRERIYEEIKGNPNIAKDVRKQNLRLV; from the coding sequence ATGAGGAAGAAAATGCCGGAATTTAAATCAGAAGAAGAGGAGGCGCTTTTTTGGAGCAAACACAGCCCCCTCGATTACCCTGATGAAGCTAAAGCGGCAGAAAAACCTTTCGAATTTGCTATGTATCTTCTTAAGCGCGCCGCAAAAGAACACAAAGAGAAAAAGCGTTTGCTGACATTTAGAATGGAGCAAAGCCAAATATTGCTGGCAAAGATTATTGCTAAAAAATATGGCGATAATTATCAAAGTTTGTTACGGAAATGGATCAGGGAACGAATTTATGAAGAGATAAAAGGAAATCCAAATATCGCAAAGGATGTTAGGAAGCAGAATTTGCGATTGGTATAA
- a CDS encoding secondary thiamine-phosphate synthase enzyme YjbQ has product MKILTEKIRVDTKEAKDLVNITGEVADILKGSGLKKGNVTVFVVGSTAAITTFEYENGMIKDMQDLCEKLVPSNKHYNHDETWGDANGFSHLRAALFGPSLTIPFEGGKLSLGTWQQVVLAEFDNRPRNREIIVQMIGE; this is encoded by the coding sequence ATGAAAATACTAACCGAAAAGATCAGAGTAGATACTAAAGAAGCGAAGGATCTCGTAAATATAACGGGTGAGGTCGCGGATATCCTGAAGGGCTCGGGCCTTAAAAAGGGGAATGTCACAGTGTTTGTAGTCGGTTCGACCGCGGCCATAACGACATTCGAATACGAGAACGGCATGATAAAGGATATGCAGGATCTCTGCGAGAAGCTGGTGCCGTCAAATAAGCATTATAATCACGATGAGACCTGGGGAGACGCGAACGGATTCAGCCACCTTAGGGCCGCTCTCTTTGGCCCATCGCTCACGATACCGTTCGAAGGCGGCAAGCTGTCTCTCGGCACATGGCAGCAGGTGGTCCTGGCGGAATTCGATAACCGTCCGCGTAATCGCGAGATAATTGTTCAGATGATAGGGGAGTAA
- a CDS encoding ORF6N domain-containing protein — protein sequence MKNLIPREVIEKKIYLIRGRNVMLSSDLANLYGVETKNLNLQVKRNIKRFPRDFMFQVTKEENLRLQFATSSYGGRRYLPYVFTEQGIAMLSGILNSERAIEVNIAIMRAFVRLREILLTHKDLADKIAALELKYKNHDLRLSEYDKHITAIFDAIRQLMAPPSELP from the coding sequence ATGAAGAATCTAATACCTCGGGAGGTTATTGAGAAGAAGATATATCTCATCAGAGGGCGAAATGTAATGCTGTCCAGTGATTTAGCAAATCTCTATGGCGTAGAAACAAAAAACCTGAATTTACAAGTTAAGAGAAACATAAAACGTTTTCCCAGGGATTTCATGTTTCAAGTGACTAAGGAAGAAAACTTGAGGTTGCAATTTGCAACCTCAAGTTATGGTGGACGCAGATATTTGCCATATGTATTTACGGAGCAGGGCATCGCGATGCTTTCAGGCATACTCAATAGCGAACGTGCTATCGAGGTGAATATAGCTATTATGCGGGCGTTTGTGCGATTGAGGGAGATTTTGCTGACACATAAGGACCTCGCCGATAAAATTGCAGCTCTTGAACTTAAGTATAAAAATCATGATCTGAGGCTTTCGGAATATGATAAGCACATAACGGCCATTTTTGATGCGATCCGACAGCTTATGGCACCACCGTCAGAACTCCCTTAA
- a CDS encoding NERD domain-containing protein, with amino-acid sequence MLEFLAPLIFICIIFFLFRILFLSWVSGEEGVARKLESLRRINKEYHPFNNIILKTPDGTTQIDHILISPYGIFVIETKDFKGWIFGDAHQKKWTQSLFGSRRSSIKYQFQNPIRQNYKHVKAAQDFLDIDSKSIFNVVVFTGTSEFKTDMPENVLKLHDLLPCIKLQTKILFTSEKVEALSQKLRDYVEHASYNEEDHFKNIVNNMMHPICPRCGKPMVLRKARKGAGAGSEFWGCPNFPECRITKNVA; translated from the coding sequence ATGCTTGAATTCTTAGCACCATTAATATTTATCTGTATTATCTTCTTCCTATTCAGGATTCTTTTCCTCAGTTGGGTATCCGGCGAGGAGGGGGTAGCTAGGAAGCTTGAGTCCTTGCGAAGAATAAACAAAGAATACCACCCATTCAATAATATCATATTGAAAACTCCAGATGGAACTACGCAGATCGATCATATATTAATATCTCCTTACGGAATATTTGTAATTGAAACTAAAGATTTTAAAGGATGGATTTTTGGTGATGCACATCAAAAGAAATGGACTCAATCTCTTTTTGGCTCCAGACGCTCTTCTATTAAGTACCAATTTCAGAATCCGATCCGCCAAAATTATAAGCATGTAAAGGCCGCTCAAGACTTCCTAGATATTGATTCGAAATCCATATTTAATGTGGTCGTATTTACTGGAACGAGCGAATTTAAGACAGATATGCCAGAAAATGTTTTAAAATTGCATGATCTTCTCCCATGTATTAAACTCCAAACAAAAATATTATTTACTAGTGAAAAAGTAGAAGCGCTTTCGCAAAAACTTAGGGATTACGTTGAACACGCTTCCTATAATGAGGAAGATCATTTTAAAAACATTGTAAATAATATGATGCATCCAATCTGTCCCAGATGTGGCAAGCCGATGGTTCTTCGAAAGGCGAGAAAGGGGGCTGGGGCAGGTTCCGAATTTTGGGGATGCCCCAATTTTCCCGAATGCAGGATAACAAAGAACGTGGCCTAA
- a CDS encoding methyltransferase, with translation MRQMMEEERVLHREDMDEVIERHAKNAKDLFDASSLEDLKKEFMERIVDCGANNMLSRLKATLASTGGQVQVIFVKSEDELPVFEGKKVWGHAGTSVTAFALESEKDSKEGRREIIARLFHEIRARSTLAGEFANLTFATHVNAINRIPPVTEAKPVPQAIDITKPLLVVFDLHGTLLKPSWKEAHALAYAKIKDVSQEEALIWLENLPLKRLRYEFIQLLSQATGVSEAKAREYLKWAQKHCARIKTPEVMPGALEFMEALYKKGVPMVIISGSKRDVVMDQLRERGFLKFIPAEMVVSRDDVALSAPRAKNDSRFREAAIESLTYKFQGYRLAHFNDWVGGIRSVKKRGGIAFGLPQGEGEEKDLNSAAMEKEGADLMINGWHNWKEILAGLQINEKLQKENRRVPVYLKKAKELQLVLPARRPDKLTLFIDVSDDLRELTYYEVEDDDGVMRYDGSIDYGRLKLRKICRLPSSYLISPERYMNKHLTGEAKASIYRVWPQGKRYTRYRNIITSWDKEVDRDVWTTNIDTVYLHKCIEDSGLLDFGGISRAIEIGTGGGHLSVLLASRIPNLKEIIITDISMYALEAAKRVIMPFMNKGLRLRTYLGKGLGTIREAKADLVVVNPPYIPTPPFIQGRHVDPYRGTGLIREVLEKGIYKLNPKNPNACIVMNVSSMAQKQFQEYTREFGDNLTVEKFGEPLRVPLKISGITDEWRQWLVNEGGLEYSPNCAEDEEPYHHTLQAYIIKPRSGAVKTWAVKEKDKIESNIYTDTDAMIRLFRPLLNPQATPEENELKLRFPEIYGYLLLRPEEMNFDAAPAPLAPERNLTFTNHILKRGFGRKLLGLENEDFELFQKGLGVQEAEFTRLCRIVSALKDTDILPYIRCAFLYHDVAKAQLPELKKEWEKLPGIDFRISNKASAIILRNLSSRASRRKGLFENIDLFNKHPHNEILNEFFYRIIETRGFAGQQIRGELSYDVFEDFTRWIRDNFSELQTALGFENRDAQACSDGITDIIYLFNFIDAASLREGLMTTRLNEKFREFFADFRKVITPSAGNLPVNWRNILSDRWNDFRTTYDQRNYLKDRLGRFRQERRDLGENESELNEFIDSMSPEAVKVLTRDLQHFQGWYVESATFGLTPEAMLKIVMLSIVLAKRKGADLTRPFHVNFFNLMRMLSSDRHDFDSYRIRMVETLVRDLDLDDIILKPEVAGRLDLDADDQSRAQPLLGAVSMAVNGTKSISFDFHFSEEAEHLLHLVHKYEKSDSVKFHQVLKLLLDAYGIRKDEFDRVSNEASYLNTMALSKNDKTRLLRYGKGPVWVDIGPADGVTLEIAEMMKEEKGLENIVAVEKSQEAINALRRRIKLKSLSAMALKGDARDLTDILENAGIKSSNTIIFSAVLHEIFSYAGKDGRSFNIETVKDVLRAALRSLAPGGRLLIRDGLIPEDGEETQILELKGRNNKEVFDYYVRNFAGRDLSRAYEVIDEDTSGEIYRIRMKRKDVMEFLFTLTWCYRPQFSPDSLPYEVREQYGVLTRSGYIKLIQELAREENIDMREVEMPEDERTYIQQGYVDNLKGIARLMTLDGKEAPLPPSNMMIVVEKTDKAMPPPIAFEKEWEASRLDAGQFLSALSPILGLETVIDHNKPIFVFSEKVAFDNNLVRCLPKLAEKDIKVAVIVKADNYKAKALIDKLNEGKTEDKKILQADTIDGIRKAAADAKISAPRFYYFRIKDSEDPAFEGRNITMYDLTPDMVKRIIDAIGTACGVEIEKLPLLQELAHKFAEAA, from the coding sequence ATGCGCCAGATGATGGAAGAAGAACGTGTTCTACACCGGGAAGACATGGATGAGGTCATAGAACGGCACGCTAAGAATGCAAAGGATCTATTCGATGCTTCCTCTCTAGAAGATCTCAAGAAAGAGTTTATGGAGCGCATTGTTGATTGCGGCGCTAATAACATGCTGTCAAGGCTAAAGGCAACACTAGCTTCCACGGGAGGACAGGTTCAGGTCATATTCGTGAAGAGTGAAGATGAGCTGCCGGTATTTGAAGGAAAGAAAGTGTGGGGGCATGCCGGCACTTCCGTTACAGCATTTGCATTAGAAAGCGAGAAGGATTCAAAAGAAGGAAGAAGAGAGATAATCGCAAGGCTCTTTCACGAGATAAGGGCGAGATCGACCTTAGCCGGTGAATTCGCGAACCTTACTTTTGCCACCCATGTAAATGCCATTAATAGAATTCCGCCGGTTACGGAAGCGAAGCCCGTGCCGCAGGCTATCGATATTACTAAACCCCTCCTTGTAGTTTTTGATCTGCATGGAACCCTCCTTAAGCCGAGCTGGAAAGAAGCTCACGCCTTAGCCTATGCAAAAATAAAAGATGTAAGCCAGGAAGAAGCGCTCATATGGCTGGAGAACCTTCCGCTTAAGCGCCTAAGATATGAGTTCATACAATTACTTTCCCAGGCCACCGGTGTTTCGGAGGCCAAGGCGCGAGAATATCTGAAATGGGCCCAGAAACACTGCGCGAGGATAAAGACGCCTGAGGTTATGCCCGGAGCGTTGGAATTTATGGAGGCGTTATATAAAAAAGGCGTGCCTATGGTCATTATTAGCGGATCTAAGAGAGATGTTGTAATGGATCAACTCAGAGAACGCGGGTTTCTCAAATTCATTCCTGCAGAGATGGTGGTCTCCAGGGATGATGTCGCGCTTTCCGCTCCTCGTGCTAAAAATGATTCACGATTCCGTGAGGCCGCTATCGAAAGCTTAACATATAAATTTCAGGGTTACCGCCTCGCGCACTTTAATGACTGGGTCGGCGGCATCCGATCCGTGAAGAAGCGCGGGGGTATAGCCTTTGGCCTGCCACAGGGCGAAGGAGAGGAAAAGGATTTGAACAGCGCGGCTATGGAGAAAGAAGGCGCTGATTTAATGATAAATGGATGGCATAACTGGAAGGAGATCCTGGCCGGTTTACAGATCAATGAGAAGTTACAAAAAGAAAATAGGCGAGTCCCGGTTTATCTTAAGAAGGCAAAGGAGCTGCAGCTTGTGCTTCCTGCCCGGCGGCCGGATAAGTTAACCCTATTTATCGATGTAAGCGATGACCTTAGAGAATTAACATATTATGAAGTGGAAGATGACGACGGGGTGATGAGGTATGACGGCAGTATTGATTATGGCCGGCTTAAATTAAGAAAGATCTGCCGCTTACCTAGCTCTTATCTTATTTCTCCGGAAAGATACATGAATAAGCACCTTACCGGCGAGGCGAAGGCCAGTATTTACCGTGTCTGGCCTCAAGGTAAGCGCTATACGCGGTATCGTAATATCATTACCTCCTGGGACAAAGAGGTTGACAGAGATGTCTGGACGACAAATATCGATACTGTCTATCTGCACAAATGCATTGAAGATTCCGGACTTCTGGATTTCGGAGGTATCAGCCGCGCAATCGAAATAGGTACAGGCGGAGGGCATCTGTCTGTATTGCTTGCCTCCCGGATTCCCAACTTAAAAGAAATTATCATTACAGACATCAGCATGTACGCCCTAGAGGCAGCCAAGCGGGTTATCATGCCCTTCATGAATAAAGGCTTGCGCCTGCGGACCTATTTAGGCAAAGGTTTAGGCACGATAAGGGAGGCAAAAGCGGATCTGGTCGTTGTCAATCCGCCGTATATTCCCACCCCGCCATTTATACAAGGCCGGCACGTCGATCCTTACCGCGGCACCGGCCTGATCAGGGAAGTGCTGGAGAAAGGGATCTATAAACTCAATCCCAAAAATCCAAATGCCTGTATCGTTATGAATGTAAGTTCAATGGCGCAAAAACAATTTCAGGAATATACCCGGGAGTTCGGCGATAACCTTACGGTGGAGAAATTCGGCGAGCCGCTCAGGGTGCCTCTTAAAATCAGCGGTATCACCGATGAGTGGCGACAATGGCTGGTTAATGAGGGAGGATTGGAATATAGTCCGAATTGCGCGGAAGACGAAGAGCCGTATCATCACACGCTTCAGGCTTATATTATCAAGCCAAGATCGGGAGCGGTGAAGACCTGGGCGGTAAAAGAGAAGGATAAGATAGAGTCGAATATTTATACGGATACAGACGCAATGATCAGGCTATTCCGGCCGCTATTGAATCCGCAAGCCACCCCGGAAGAGAATGAATTAAAGTTAAGATTCCCCGAGATCTACGGCTATCTCCTGCTGCGCCCGGAGGAGATGAATTTTGACGCCGCGCCGGCCCCACTCGCGCCGGAAAGAAATCTGACGTTTACCAATCATATCCTTAAGCGCGGGTTTGGCAGGAAATTACTTGGTTTAGAGAATGAGGATTTTGAACTATTTCAAAAGGGACTCGGGGTCCAGGAGGCAGAATTCACGCGCCTATGCCGGATCGTCAGCGCCCTAAAAGATACCGATATTCTTCCTTATATCCGCTGCGCATTTCTTTATCATGATGTGGCTAAGGCGCAGCTGCCGGAATTAAAGAAAGAGTGGGAAAAGCTTCCCGGAATCGATTTCCGTATTTCGAATAAGGCCTCGGCGATAATTTTGCGTAACTTGTCTTCTCGGGCAAGCCGGAGAAAGGGGCTGTTTGAAAATATCGATCTGTTTAACAAGCACCCACACAATGAAATTTTAAATGAATTCTTCTATCGTATTATTGAGACCCGCGGTTTTGCCGGACAGCAAATAAGGGGGGAGCTTTCTTACGATGTGTTTGAGGATTTCACCCGATGGATACGCGACAACTTTTCAGAACTTCAAACTGCGCTTGGGTTTGAAAATAGAGACGCTCAGGCATGCTCCGATGGGATAACAGATATAATATATCTTTTCAATTTCATTGATGCGGCGAGTTTGCGCGAAGGCCTGATGACCACGCGGCTAAACGAGAAGTTCCGGGAATTCTTCGCTGATTTCCGGAAGGTGATCACACCTTCTGCCGGCAATTTACCGGTTAACTGGCGGAATATATTGTCCGACCGCTGGAATGACTTTAGGACGACCTATGACCAGCGCAATTATTTGAAGGATCGCCTAGGCCGGTTCCGCCAGGAGAGGCGCGATCTGGGCGAGAATGAATCGGAATTAAATGAATTTATCGATTCGATGAGCCCCGAGGCAGTTAAAGTTTTGACGCGGGATCTACAGCATTTTCAGGGTTGGTATGTGGAGAGCGCAACCTTTGGACTGACCCCGGAGGCGATGCTGAAGATCGTAATGCTTTCCATTGTCCTGGCAAAGCGTAAAGGCGCGGATTTGACCCGGCCATTTCATGTTAATTTCTTTAATCTTATGCGCATGCTTTCATCCGACCGGCACGATTTTGATTCTTACCGCATCCGGATGGTTGAAACATTAGTGCGCGACCTTGATCTCGACGATATCATCCTAAAACCGGAGGTTGCCGGCCGCTTAGATCTAGACGCCGATGATCAGTCGCGAGCCCAGCCGTTATTGGGTGCCGTGAGCATGGCGGTTAACGGTACGAAGTCCATCTCTTTCGATTTCCATTTCAGCGAAGAGGCGGAACACCTCCTCCACCTGGTGCATAAATACGAAAAGAGCGATTCGGTGAAATTCCACCAGGTCTTAAAGTTGCTCCTGGACGCCTATGGTATCCGTAAAGATGAATTTGACCGTGTAAGCAATGAAGCCTCATATCTTAATACTATGGCCTTATCCAAAAATGACAAGACGCGCTTATTGCGTTACGGAAAAGGCCCAGTTTGGGTGGATATCGGACCGGCGGACGGGGTAACCCTGGAGATCGCCGAGATGATGAAAGAAGAGAAAGGCCTTGAGAATATCGTCGCGGTGGAAAAATCGCAGGAAGCGATTAACGCCCTGCGAAGAAGAATAAAACTAAAGAGTCTCTCCGCCATGGCTTTAAAAGGGGATGCCCGCGATTTGACGGATATTTTGGAGAATGCCGGAATTAAGTCCTCGAATACTATCATTTTTTCCGCCGTGCTGCATGAGATTTTCAGTTACGCCGGTAAAGACGGCCGCAGTTTTAATATTGAGACGGTAAAAGATGTGTTGCGTGCCGCGCTGCGCTCTCTCGCGCCCGGCGGCCGGCTTTTAATCCGCGACGGGCTTATTCCCGAAGATGGCGAAGAGACGCAGATCTTGGAGTTAAAAGGCAGGAACAATAAAGAGGTCTTTGACTATTATGTAAGGAACTTTGCCGGCAGGGACCTCTCCCGCGCGTATGAGGTAATCGACGAGGATACATCAGGCGAGATTTATCGCATTCGCATGAAACGCAAGGACGTGATGGAATTTCTCTTTACGCTTACCTGGTGCTATCGGCCGCAATTTAGCCCTGACAGCCTGCCATATGAGGTAAGGGAACAGTATGGTGTCTTAACGCGAAGCGGTTATATTAAACTTATTCAGGAACTTGCCCGCGAAGAGAATATAGACATGCGCGAAGTCGAAATGCCGGAAGATGAACGAACCTATATTCAGCAGGGCTATGTCGATAACCTGAAAGGAATCGCCCGGCTGATGACGCTCGATGGCAAGGAAGCCCCCTTGCCGCCCAGCAATATGATGATCGTTGTAGAAAAAACCGATAAGGCTATGCCGCCGCCGATCGCGTTTGAAAAAGAGTGGGAGGCGTCGCGGTTGGATGCCGGCCAATTCCTTTCGGCGCTGTCTCCTATACTTGGATTAGAAACGGTTATAGACCATAATAAACCGATATTTGTATTTTCGGAAAAAGTCGCGTTCGATAATAATCTGGTAAGATGTCTTCCGAAACTTGCGGAGAAAGATATAAAGGTAGCGGTAATAGTCAAGGCTGATAATTATAAGGCAAAGGCTTTGATAGACAAATTGAATGAGGGCAAGACTGAGGATAAAAAGATCCTCCAGGCCGACACAATTGATGGTATAAGAAAAGCGGCGGCAGACGCAAAGATCTCCGCGCCAAGATTTTATTATTTCAGGATAAAAGATAGCGAAGATCCGGCATTTGAAGGACGCAATATCACGATGTATGATTTGACGCCTGATATGGTCAAAAGAATAATAGACGCTATCGGCACTGCTTGCGGCGTAGAAATTGAGAAACTCCCGCTCCTTCAAGAACTAGCGCATAAGTTTGCGGAAGCCGCATAA
- a CDS encoding PDDEXK nuclease domain-containing protein: MLNNYHIFLSSLKEKIRKERLRVVLASNAALVMLYWDIGRSILKKQNEEGWGSRVIDRLSSDLSREFPDMKGFSPRNLKYMRSFGIAWPDKLIVQRVIAQLPWRSNIALIDKLKKPEERLWYAMKTIKHGWSQPILCLQIEAQAHKREGKATNNFSLALTSVDSDMAKEVFKDPYLFDFLGTADIRREKEVEQALVDHIQRFLLELGQGFAFVGRQVHLELGGNDYYIDLLFYHLKLRCYIIIELKAGDFVPEYVGKMNMYLSVVDDILRHPDDNPSIGLLLVKRKNKMIAEYALSGYTKPIGVAQWETKITKSLPKELKSNLPAIEEIEKELSKGKFMP, encoded by the coding sequence ATGCTTAATAATTACCACATTTTTTTATCGAGTTTAAAGGAAAAGATACGAAAAGAGCGCTTGCGGGTTGTTCTCGCAAGCAATGCGGCGTTAGTGATGTTGTATTGGGATATAGGCCGGAGTATATTGAAAAAACAAAATGAAGAAGGATGGGGCTCAAGGGTTATTGACCGGCTTTCATCGGATTTAAGCAGAGAATTCCCGGATATGAAAGGATTTTCACCAAGAAATCTAAAATATATGCGCTCGTTCGGTATCGCATGGCCGGATAAGCTAATTGTGCAACGGGTCATTGCACAATTACCATGGCGCAGTAACATAGCTTTAATAGATAAGCTTAAAAAGCCCGAAGAACGTTTATGGTATGCGATGAAAACCATAAAGCATGGCTGGTCGCAACCGATTCTTTGTTTACAGATAGAGGCACAAGCTCATAAGCGTGAGGGTAAGGCAACCAATAATTTTTCACTGGCACTTACATCGGTTGACTCGGATATGGCCAAAGAGGTATTCAAGGATCCATATTTATTCGATTTTTTAGGAACCGCCGATATACGCAGAGAAAAAGAAGTTGAACAGGCATTGGTGGATCATATACAACGATTCTTGCTGGAATTGGGGCAGGGATTCGCTTTTGTTGGCAGACAGGTTCATCTTGAGCTTGGTGGAAATGATTATTATATTGATTTGCTTTTTTATCACCTTAAATTGAGGTGCTACATAATTATTGAACTTAAGGCAGGAGATTTTGTCCCGGAATATGTGGGAAAGATGAACATGTATCTAAGCGTTGTGGATGATATTCTACGGCATCCTGATGATAACCCAAGCATTGGACTGTTGCTTGTAAAACGAAAAAACAAAATGATCGCTGAATATGCTTTGAGTGGTTACACAAAACCTATAGGTGTAGCGCAGTGGGAAACAAAAATAACCAAAAGCTTACCTAAAGAACTTAAGTCGAACCTTCCAGCTATTGAAGAGATCGAGAAAGAGTTAAGTAAGGGCAAATTTATGCCATAA